Proteins found in one Paenibacillus dendritiformis genomic segment:
- a CDS encoding copper amine oxidase N-terminal domain-containing protein codes for MLSGVIAFALLFTFAIQAQVQAAPQISVYINGSRLVTDQPPMMIKGRTMLPLRAIFEALDARVGWNQRTKTVTATKAGTTVVLKIGSRVATINDSNVNLDVPAQTIRGRTMVPVRFVSEAMGEQVLWNSRTQTVTINTTDRDWDDDPSDQVYQATNVNAKVTGQAGNGSDLTVSFSRASQESNIDHYRILVVKASDSSSFTLARARLVSDNNYTVVDTYGRNPSISLNSWTRDVNGDVLRANQSYVVYVLTAGKRSQDVLSRPSQTVTLTGDSAYAATNVQARDVADYGDGRDMSVSFSRASDESNIANYRVMVVKSKDAHRFDLNAANAVSSSNYTTVYKSGSTLSTTLSSSSRDTSGDRIRNGVPYTVFVLSVSNNVNRHSNQLSASTATITLGTTVGAPVITSVADVSNYGDGRDLQVAFSRSSDESKVSHYRIFVVPNRDYSRFDLAEANKLSSSRYYQVSKTGYNITTTLSSSLTDVNGSYIRNNETYRVFVMAVSNDGYSSNNVLSGASSSITLSHNSIANAVTNVQVSDVSDYNDGRDMRITFNKASDESLIDHYRVMVVKTSNADRFNVSDANNVSSSYYTKVNKTGRDLSLTLSSSARDVDGSYIRNGVSYRVFVLSVGRGSYSNALSYASSTITLSSNSGVYAATNVQAYDINDYGDGRDMRVTFNRAADESNISHYRVMVVKSSDAGRFTVGDANNVSSYNYTYVSRNGSNQSVTLSSGARDVDGSQIRNGVSYRVFVLSVGSGSYSNTLSSSSNTITLSNNSTVYPATNVMASDVNDYNDGRDLRVSFNRAVDESNISHYRIMVVKSVDASRFDLYRANNVSSNNYTYVSKTGRNIDQILSSSARDVDGAAIRNGVSYKVFVLSVSNNNNANMLSGPSAEIMLTSNSSVSAVSNVTANVTGNSGTARDIEVSFTAPSNDYGVLEYRVMAVRSDQSFGLADANNTSYYTYTAKQSGTIRLPLPENARDVRGEAITSGSAYRFYVLTVADSRVSSANALSDPSREVVLSAQYVSPATNVVAEMNGSDMRVYFSKPTNERGVAYYAVMAVPSNRAGSFTLEQANWAGTNSSKAISPSEEGMVTLNSYDKDAYGNQLVNGDTYTIYVLTVSDGRAVNVLSAPSQGVVAQF; via the coding sequence ATGCTATCCGGGGTGATTGCATTTGCCTTGTTGTTTACATTTGCCATTCAAGCGCAAGTGCAGGCGGCCCCGCAAATCAGTGTGTATATCAATGGTTCCAGGCTAGTGACGGATCAACCGCCAATGATGATTAAAGGGCGGACGATGCTGCCGCTACGGGCAATCTTCGAGGCGTTGGATGCGAGGGTAGGATGGAACCAGAGAACGAAGACGGTGACCGCGACCAAGGCGGGTACGACCGTTGTCCTCAAAATCGGTTCCAGGGTAGCTACAATCAACGATTCGAACGTGAATCTGGACGTTCCCGCCCAGACGATACGGGGAAGAACGATGGTTCCGGTGCGCTTCGTCAGCGAAGCGATGGGCGAGCAAGTGCTGTGGAACTCCAGAACGCAGACCGTAACGATTAATACGACGGATCGTGATTGGGACGATGATCCGAGCGACCAAGTCTATCAGGCAACGAATGTAAATGCGAAAGTAACCGGCCAAGCGGGTAACGGCAGCGACCTGACCGTCAGCTTCTCGCGGGCGTCCCAGGAATCGAACATCGATCACTACCGGATTCTCGTCGTCAAGGCTTCGGATTCATCGTCCTTTACGCTGGCGCGGGCTCGTTTGGTTTCGGACAATAACTATACGGTTGTCGATACGTATGGCCGCAATCCTTCTATTTCGCTTAATTCCTGGACCCGCGACGTGAACGGAGATGTTCTCCGGGCGAACCAATCCTACGTCGTGTATGTGCTGACTGCAGGCAAGCGCAGCCAGGATGTATTGTCCCGGCCATCGCAGACCGTGACGTTGACAGGCGATTCAGCCTATGCCGCCACGAATGTGCAGGCACGTGACGTTGCCGATTATGGCGATGGAAGAGATATGTCCGTGAGCTTCTCAAGGGCTTCCGATGAGAGCAATATCGCCAACTATCGCGTTATGGTCGTGAAGTCGAAGGATGCGCATCGCTTCGATCTGAACGCAGCGAATGCGGTATCCAGCTCCAACTATACGACCGTATACAAATCCGGATCGACCTTGTCGACGACGCTCAGCTCGTCGTCCCGGGACACGTCCGGAGACAGAATTCGCAATGGCGTGCCTTATACGGTGTTCGTCTTGTCCGTAAGCAATAATGTGAATCGTCATTCCAATCAGCTCTCTGCGTCCACGGCGACCATTACGCTGGGCACCACGGTCGGCGCGCCAGTCATTACGAGCGTGGCGGATGTGAGCAACTATGGTGACGGACGAGACCTGCAGGTAGCGTTCTCGAGATCTTCCGATGAGTCGAAGGTGAGCCACTACCGGATATTCGTCGTGCCGAACCGGGACTACAGCCGCTTCGATCTGGCTGAAGCGAACAAATTGTCTTCCAGCCGCTATTATCAAGTGTCGAAGACCGGATACAATATCACGACGACCTTGTCTTCGAGCTTGACGGATGTCAATGGCTCTTATATTCGAAATAATGAGACCTACCGGGTATTCGTCATGGCGGTGTCGAATGACGGGTACAGCTCTAATAATGTGCTGAGCGGCGCGTCTTCGTCGATTACGCTATCTCATAATTCCATCGCCAATGCGGTCACGAATGTGCAAGTCAGCGATGTCAGCGACTATAACGACGGCCGCGACATGCGGATCACGTTCAACAAGGCTTCTGACGAGTCGTTGATTGATCACTACCGCGTTATGGTCGTGAAGACATCCAATGCGGACCGGTTCAATGTATCGGATGCGAACAATGTATCCAGCTCGTACTACACGAAGGTGAACAAGACGGGGCGCGATCTTAGCTTGACGCTCTCCTCCAGCGCTAGAGATGTGGACGGCTCTTATATTCGGAACGGTGTGAGCTATCGCGTGTTTGTCCTGTCGGTAGGCAGAGGCAGCTATTCCAATGCATTGTCTTACGCTTCCAGCACCATTACGCTGTCCAGCAATTCGGGCGTGTATGCCGCGACCAATGTTCAGGCTTACGATATTAATGATTACGGCGATGGGCGCGACATGCGGGTAACGTTTAACCGTGCGGCGGATGAGTCGAATATCAGCCACTACCGCGTCATGGTCGTGAAATCGTCCGATGCGGGACGCTTCACGGTCGGGGATGCGAACAATGTATCCAGCTATAATTACACGTATGTCAGCCGCAATGGCAGCAACCAGAGCGTGACGCTCTCGTCCGGTGCGAGAGATGTCGACGGGTCGCAGATTCGTAACGGGGTAAGCTACCGCGTATTCGTCCTGTCTGTCGGCTCAGGCAGTTATTCCAATACGTTGTCCAGCTCATCGAACACCATCACGTTGAGCAACAACTCGACAGTGTATCCGGCGACCAACGTCATGGCAAGCGACGTCAACGATTATAACGACGGCCGCGATCTGCGAGTCAGCTTCAACCGGGCGGTGGATGAATCGAACATCTCGCATTACCGGATCATGGTCGTGAAATCGGTTGATGCAAGCCGCTTCGACTTGTACCGTGCCAACAACGTATCCAGCAACAACTATACGTACGTCAGCAAGACAGGCCGAAATATTGATCAGATTCTGTCCTCCTCGGCGCGGGACGTTGATGGAGCGGCGATTCGAAATGGCGTCAGCTACAAGGTATTTGTCTTGTCCGTCAGCAACAACAATAACGCCAATATGTTGTCCGGTCCTTCCGCGGAAATCATGCTGACAAGCAACTCGTCCGTCTCTGCGGTGTCGAATGTAACGGCCAACGTAACGGGCAATAGCGGCACGGCGCGCGATATCGAGGTGAGCTTCACTGCGCCGTCCAATGATTATGGCGTGCTGGAATACCGCGTGATGGCCGTGAGGTCGGATCAGAGCTTTGGTTTGGCGGATGCCAACAATACGTCATATTACACGTATACGGCGAAGCAGAGCGGCACCATACGCCTGCCTTTGCCAGAAAACGCCCGTGATGTGAGAGGAGAGGCGATTACAAGCGGCAGCGCATATCGGTTCTATGTCCTCACCGTAGCCGATAGCCGGGTTAGCTCGGCCAATGCGCTCTCTGATCCATCCCGTGAGGTGGTCTTGTCGGCTCAATACGTATCTCCGGCGACGAACGTAGTGGCGGAGATGAATGGAAGCGACATGCGGGTCTACTTCAGCAAGCCGACGAATGAGAGAGGCGTTGCATACTATGCCGTGATGGCGGTGCCTTCCAACAGAGCAGGCAGCTTTACGCTGGAGCAGGCTAATTGGGCAGGAACAAATAGCTCTAAAGCCATATCTCCTTCGGAAGAAGGCATGGTTACGCTGAACTCCTACGATAAAGACGCTTATGGCAATCAACTTGTCAATGGGGACACATACACTATTTACGTCCTCACCGTTTCAGACGGCCGTGCGGTAAACGTGCTGTCCGCTCCATCCCAGGGCGTCGTGGCACAGTTCTAA
- a CDS encoding general stress protein: MNNQTKVYIVNTAREAEAKIQDLANLGYNRDHLYVLAHDKKRTEHIAEQAAASEIGVSEEGVFTAMANLFRSHGDELRAKMTSMGVSMQHAEMLERELDKGKIVIFAWSGTPYDGDRYDPDIIYYPPFL; encoded by the coding sequence ATGAACAATCAGACGAAGGTGTACATTGTCAATACGGCAAGGGAGGCCGAAGCGAAGATTCAGGATCTGGCCAATCTGGGCTATAACCGAGACCATCTGTATGTGCTGGCGCATGACAAGAAGCGGACGGAGCATATCGCCGAACAAGCGGCTGCCTCTGAAATCGGCGTATCGGAAGAAGGCGTCTTCACCGCGATGGCCAATCTGTTCCGCTCACATGGCGACGAGCTGCGCGCCAAAATGACGTCTATGGGCGTCTCGATGCAGCATGCCGAGATGCTGGAACGAGAGCTGGACAAAGGCAAAATCGTCATTTTCGCCTGGAGCGGGACCCCTTATGACGGCGACCGCTACGATCCGGACATCATCTATTACCCGCCATTTCTATAA
- a CDS encoding ABC transporter ATP-binding protein: MVIDVREVTWKRDNKTILDQVSWEVKPGEHWCLLGLNGSGKTTLLNMINGYIWPTSGSVSVLGKRFGTFDLRELRKHIGWVSTSLQQKLYGHETVQKIVLSGKFASIGLYDDIEEADEEKALSLIRLLGCERLLNRTYDTLSQGERQRVLIGRALMASPKLLILDEPCTGLDIFARDQLLHMIQSIAREPDAPTLIYVTHHVEEIMPCFNKALLIKQGTVFSSGNTADQLTSAHLSEFFHARIEVRQELGQRYSLQLLDAE; the protein is encoded by the coding sequence ATGGTCATTGATGTTCGAGAGGTAACCTGGAAGAGAGATAACAAGACGATTCTGGATCAAGTATCCTGGGAGGTTAAGCCGGGAGAGCATTGGTGTCTGCTCGGGCTGAATGGCTCGGGGAAAACCACCTTATTGAATATGATCAACGGCTATATCTGGCCGACCTCGGGAAGCGTCTCTGTCCTGGGCAAGCGGTTCGGCACCTTCGACCTGCGCGAGCTGCGCAAGCACATCGGCTGGGTAAGCACCTCCCTGCAGCAGAAGCTCTACGGGCACGAGACGGTGCAGAAGATCGTGCTCAGCGGGAAATTCGCCTCGATAGGCTTGTACGATGACATCGAGGAGGCTGACGAAGAGAAGGCACTGTCCTTGATCCGGCTGCTCGGCTGCGAGCGGCTGCTCAACCGGACCTACGACACCTTATCTCAGGGCGAGCGGCAGCGGGTGCTCATCGGCCGGGCGCTGATGGCGTCGCCGAAGCTTCTCATCCTGGACGAGCCGTGCACGGGACTCGATATCTTCGCCCGCGATCAGCTGCTCCATATGATTCAATCGATTGCGCGCGAGCCGGATGCCCCGACTCTTATCTATGTCACGCATCATGTCGAAGAGATTATGCCCTGCTTCAACAAAGCCCTGCTCATTAAGCAAGGAACCGTATTCTCGTCTGGCAATACGGCCGATCAGCTGACTTCCGCCCATTTAAGCGAATTTTTCCATGCGCGCATCGAAGTGCGGCAGGAGTTGGGCCAGCGTTACTCCCTTCAATTGCTGGACGCGGAATAA
- a CDS encoding FadR/GntR family transcriptional regulator, with protein MNLNTPKFTAVPRRKLVDQVLEQLHDALVSHYRPGDRMPTEPELMEMFGVGRSTVREAVKILVHAGVLEVRQGDGTYVRSLPSDAGSLEQRLLRAETKHIHEIRSMMDAQAARLAAERRSDQDLRRMKRLLEERKKALEAGNYASYVDYDVEFHCSIAEASQNPLLLDLYRAFSNALRGELSHLIVGTKHYEDRSELHNQLYQAIAARDADTAVRLSLANLEPQGRRGSE; from the coding sequence ATGAATTTGAATACGCCCAAGTTCACTGCCGTCCCCCGCCGCAAGCTGGTGGATCAGGTGCTGGAGCAGCTCCATGACGCGCTGGTCAGCCATTATCGCCCTGGCGATCGGATGCCGACCGAGCCGGAACTGATGGAGATGTTCGGCGTAGGCCGTTCGACGGTCCGTGAAGCCGTCAAAATCTTGGTACATGCCGGCGTGCTGGAAGTCCGGCAAGGGGACGGGACGTATGTCCGCTCGCTTCCCTCCGATGCGGGCTCGCTGGAACAACGGCTGCTCCGGGCCGAGACGAAGCACATTCACGAAATCAGAAGCATGATGGATGCCCAAGCGGCCCGGTTGGCCGCGGAACGGCGCTCGGACCAGGATCTAAGGCGGATGAAGCGGCTGCTTGAAGAACGGAAAAAGGCGTTGGAGGCTGGCAATTATGCCTCATATGTGGATTATGATGTGGAGTTCCACTGTTCGATTGCAGAGGCAAGCCAAAATCCACTGCTGCTCGATCTGTACCGTGCCTTTTCCAACGCGCTTCGTGGCGAGCTAAGCCATCTCATCGTCGGCACGAAGCATTATGAGGACCGGTCGGAATTGCATAATCAGCTCTACCAGGCGATTGCGGCCCGGGACGCCGATACCGCCGTGCGCTTGTCGCTAGCCAATCTGGAGCCGCAGGGCCGCCGCGGGAGCGAATAA